The Chionomys nivalis chromosome 1, mChiNiv1.1, whole genome shotgun sequence sequence aaaaataagaaacctaGAAGTCATCGTGGATTCCTTACTGATCCCACCTGAAAATGTGTACATGCACGTATATCCAGTCATTGAAAGTACAGTGAGGTCTAtattcaaaaaatatttccaattGTTTTGGAAACAGTTAGCTGTTGCAGGAATCAAGCCACCTCCTCCTGTCAGCAATATGCCTAGAACAGTTTCCTGATCTCATCTCTCCAATTAAGCTGTTTACTCCCATCTCCCTGTTCCTCCTGTTTTTCATGTGTACCCAGGTCTTCCTGACACGCTTTCTGTTTCTTATGTATTGTTCCTTTTCAGAAGTGTCACGGGTGCcatgtttttctctttataaaattgCCTCCAAATGGTATATAACTATCTCAAACCAAATAGCAAGTTTTTCTCTGTGAATACCACCTTGATATCCTATAATTTATCTCAACCCTGCCTCTCGTTCTCTGGAAATAATATCAGATCACATAGATTGAGGGCTTAAAACCAAGAGACTCCCCGACCCCTACCCACACACATTCTTCAGATGTCAGTCATAGGTAGAGGTTAAAATCTGTGCTTATACTTGGTCATCTATAAATTGAGGATCCCATAACCCCCTGTTTGGGTTGGATTAATTTACTAACGTGTCTCATGAGCCTCAGgaaactcatttatttattttttctatgaagAATACTGCAAAGAATACAAACAGCTCGATGAAGAGATAGACAAAATGAAAAGGCAATGAAGTTAGATAAGTCAACCTCCTCTTTAAGCCTTCGCATATCTGTTGCCTTGAAACTCTGTGAATACAGTTTTAGGGTGAGTTTTGTTACTTAGGCATAATTGGTTAAATAACAAGCATCACTTTTTCTCCAGCACCTTCACCCTTAGGTGATGAAAGTCCTAAACCCTCATCACACCGAGGTCTTTTGATTGACCAGTCACCATCTCACAACTACATAGTGACCACCCCAAGCAGGGACCACCCCACCAATTGTTAGCATACAAGCaacatcatttcttttcttgttccagTCTCCCAAGGCTCTAGTAGCTTCTGTGTCAGGAAATGGGAATAAATAACAAgtgtgggtgtgcgtgtgtgcagttACAAACCACAGCACTGGAGGAGAAATCATGTCCATGTTTCTCACCGTTATGCTTCTAGCATAGAAATTATGCCTGCAATGGGGCAGTAAATTTTACTAAATGAATCAGTGAAGTATCAGTATATAAGAATACTGCTATTACCCAGAAAAAAATGTTGGCAAATTATAGaaagacacattttattttaccattttatCCACATTACTCTCTGCAATTGTTTACCATTTGTATGTAGTCAGTTCAGACACACAACAGAATTCTGGTGTGCcaactttaaaaaatcatagtAAATTATGAATGCATGAacccagtttttattttcttcaactaGCCCGATACAAACTTAAAAGTGTTCCAGTTACTTATGCTACTGAAGAGAACTTAACCTCACTACATGATGACTTTGGAGGTCTTGGATCTTGCTAGTCAACTCTCTGTCACCATTCCTGGACAAAATTGTCTATTTTTGCCTGGTGAGGCCCAAGAGAAAGTGGTAGTTTTCTGTCTGAGCGCCAGGATTATCCTGAGGCTTCAAGTGGGTATTGTCTAATTCAGGTGTTGACCCTTGGACTATGCCTCTGGCCTTAGCACACTTGTTTGTTTAGCCCCTAGGCGGTGgatgtctattttttcttttgctggatCCTGGCATATTTCACTCCCTGGGAGTTCCACCACTCAGACCTGTACTAGTGTTTTAAGAGCAACTACTTTTATGCTGAGGATTATGAAATCATTAAATTTAAGGGGTGGTAAGcatttttgttattgcttttctctgcatctttatatttaaaaatgtgagcAAGAATGAGCCAGAGGATAATAgtcatgcttttaaaatatttaagacatcAAAAATGCcacatttaatgatttttttaacatctactagtttctatgtgtctctgtcacacacaggtatacactCACTATAATATTTCATGCTGTGGGGTTTTCCTCTGTTTGCTCAAAAATTAACTTTTCGATTGTTTAATGTAAAACAGTCCTTGATAAATGCTATTCTCCTGTTTGTGTGTTCAATTGGAGAAACTAGAGGATGGGTCTGTGTCTTTTATCTCTTTATGCCTTCAGATTCTGACCTATAGCAAGCCCTGCACTGCTAACAGTAGACTATTTCTGTAATGGAGACCACATCATTCCTAGGCACCGTTTATGGGTGAGGTATTGTGGAGAGGAAGGCACCAAGCTCTCCACAAGTGTTGGGTGGTGTCACAGAGTTGAGAGGCCAGTTCCTCATATCCCCAAAACTTTCTGATGTAGTGTGAAAACATTGAAATTTGCTTCTTGGATGGAAACTATCCAGTTTGGTTTCACTTATCATCGTGAATTTGATTCTTTAATAGTGAGCCCCTCATTTTATTGGCTTACTCAGAAATAAAGCAATGACTCGCCCACTGCTGAATGTTTACTAAGTAGTTAACACATTCCTGCTTGCTTTTGGGACATAGTTGATTCGCATATAGACAAAATTCTTttgattgcatttttattttcatgtagtcCAGTTTGAGTCCAAAATTATGTGTAAAACAGTATTGTATCCATCAGAaatttttgtcttcatttctatTCTAATAGCAAGAAAGATCTGCTAGCATTAGTTGTCTGCCTTGTAACTAGCAAAACCTTTTCTTTGCTGTAGCTCCATGGTGGTAgacatttctccttctcttcaccCCAGGAACACTTTCCACACTCCTAGGTCTGTTCTAGTGTTCCAGGGCTGCAGGCTTTTACCTCCACTGTGCCACCTTTACAGTCTTGAGATAGGCTTCTCTTTACCTCTAGTTTTAATCAATGTATGATAGCTAAAATATTCTTCGCAACTCAAAGCTTCATGATAACTAAAGGAGTTATTGGACATTATTGAAAACCTGCCCTTCTGCCGCAAGCTTAATATGCACATAGTTAAAGGGGGCACTCAAAACAGACCCAGGAGCCTTTTCAGGCTCAGCAATATCTATGCTTCTATGACACATGTATATTGATTATTGACAGACTGTGTTATTTTGCTGAATGATATTGAATGATTGAACACTAGAAGTTCAATTCTCCATTGCTTAAGAATATGTGCAATTAACCAATAATCAGCCACACATTCAATCAAACTAATTCATTCCTGTGTGTAAACAGCAACTCtataaataaagtatttatgTGCAATTTATTTAAAAGCCAGGATTTAAATTCCAGGAAGAGGCCTAAGTTAAATTGACAGGCAGATACTTAATTACactactattttttaaattatgctatATAAGTCTCATAGTTTATTAAATCTGATATGAGAAAAGAAAGTATGAGGATTCAATATCTGAAAGACTAGATTATTGAAGCTACCAACTGACTTATAATACATAAATGCAGGACCCTTCTTTCCAGTTTCtctaaataaacactgatttaaAAGAGTGTGCCCTCTGATTTGCTTTACATTCTCTTGGCTGTCTGCTCAATGAAGCATCTCACAGGCTAACTGGGTCCTGAGGGTGGCTTATTGTCCACAAAGATGGGGATTTCTTAAGAGCACATCTTTGTGCATTTTCTGCCTGGAGAATTGGGTTCAGTTTCCCTTATTTTTTACCCAATCACTTAAACTCAGCTAATATAGGAATTAGTAACCAATGCTACTTATGGATTTTAATatcctcttcctctttgttgTAGATATGAAATACTTATTTGAAACATATACCATGGCTATTGATTTTAAGTATTGAGAATAAGGCATGTCATTACAAAATTTAACAaggtatgtatatttatttaaaaataaaagtatgacTTCCGGGTCGCCGAGGCCGCCGGTGGCGGCGCACACAGCCGTGTCCGCTGGTGTCCAGTCTATGGAGTCAGTTGGCGCGGCCGGCGACTCGGAGGCAGGAGGTGGTGTCCGAGTGGGGGCCTCTGCCCCGCCAGGATGTTTCCGGGCTTGGCCGCCGCCGTCGCGGCGCACAGGTGCAGCTGGGCGACGCTGTGCAGGCTCGGTGGCGGCCGGGCAGTGACCCGCGGCCGCAGCCAGGGATGGAAGAATTTAATGACATTTGGAAGCTTTACGTACATGGTTCCCAACAGTCACCCACATGCTTGTACTCTGAGTAAAGTCAAGTTGTACTCCACAGAAGTCCACAAAGGAGGGCAGGGGTCACAAGCTCCAAGAGCAGGAAAACCCCCGGCACCTAAGGAAACAGCAGAAAATATAGGCGCAGAACTCAAAGCTCCACTTAAACAAGATCCTCTCCAAGTAAGAGTCAAAGCAGTCCTTAAGAAAAGGGAGTATGGACCAAAATacactaaaaataatttcatcaCTGGAGTGAGAGCAATAAATGAGTTCTGTCTTAAGTCCAGTGATTTAGAACAACTTCGAAAAATCAGACGACGAAGTCCCCACGATGATACTGAGTCCTTTACCGTGTTCTTGAGGTCAGATGTGGAAGCAAAAGCTTTGGAAGTTTGGGGAAGCCTTGAAGCGCTTGCTAGGGAGAAAAAAATGCGTAAAGAAGCAGAAATAGAATACAGAGAAAGACTATTTAGAAACCAAAGAATATTAAGAGAATATGGTGATTTCTTGGGAAACACAAAGCCGCGCTCCAGGACCCTGTCGCTGTTCCTTAAGGGGCCGGGAAAAGTGGTGATGGTTGCTATCTGCATAAATGGCTTAAACTGCTTCTTTAAATTCCTTGCCTGGATTTATACGGGTTCAGCAAGTATGTTCTCAGAATCTATACACTCATTATCTGATACTTGTAACCAGGGTTTGCTAGCACTGGGCATCAGCAAGTCCATTCAAACACCAGACCCTTCTCACCCGTATGGCTTTTCAAATATGCGCTATATCTCTTCATTGATTAGTGGTGTTGGTATTTTCATGATGGGCTCAGGACTCTCTTGGTACCATGGAATCATGGGATTGCTTCATCCTCAACCAATGGAATCCCTTCTATGGGCATATTGTATTTTAGCAGGATCTTTGGTATCTGAAGGAGCAACACTTCTTGTTGCCATAAACGAACTTCGCAGGAGTGCTCAGGCCAAAGGAACATCATTTTATAAGTATGTCATGGAAAGTCGTGATCCCAGTACAAATGTTATACTATTGGAGGACACTGCAGCTGTCTTAGGAGTGATAATAGCGGCCACCTGCATGGGCCTCACCTCTGTAACAGGCAATCCGTTGTATGACAGCCTGGGTTCCTTGGGTGTGGGCACCTTACTAGGTGTGGTCTCGGCATTCCTGATCTACACTAACACAGAAGCACTCCTAGGAAGATCTATACAACCAGAGCAAGTGCAGCGACTTACTGAACTCCTGGAGAGCGACCCCTCAGTAAGGGCAATCCATGATGTTAAAGCCACAGATCTGGGCTTAGGAAAAGTCAGATTTAAGGCAGAAGTCGATTTTGATGGACGAGTTGTTACACGATCATACTTGGAAAAGCAGGATTTTGACCGCATGATGCAAGAAATTCAAGAAGTAAAAACTCCTGAACAATTAGAGGCCTTTATGCTTAAACACGGAGAAAACATTATTGACACTCTAGGAGCTGAAGTGGACAGGCTCGAGAAGGAGCTGAAAAAACGAAATCCTGAAGTTCGGCATGTAGATCTAGAGATCCTATAGGTCTGATGAATGAGTcacttgggacacagagacaTCTTCCTCCCCACTGAAGGGGAATCGGTGCCGTCCAGAAGCTGTGCTTCTTAAGATGGATGGGATATTTCGTGTGCTGAGCAATCGAAGAGGCCGCAGAACTAAAACTCCTTTCTTCTAATCATGTCTTCATGCTTCTGTAGGGACCTTGGCTGCTTAGATCACCCACAGTTCTCATTTTAGCCAGTCTGTATCGACCGTGAATCATGTTTCCTTTCTTAACATGGTAAAGTAAGTGTTCCCCATGGACTTGTAACTTCGGGTACCTCTGAAGATTTTAGTCCATCGAAGTCTTCTAATCTTGAATACTCTGGCTAAACCTTGTTGTGTGGTTTTCAAACAGTCACCGTGTTTTGAGGTCTGTCTTTCCTGCCCAGTTGGGAAAGTATTTCTGTATACTTTGTGGTTTCGACCTGAACACTGAGAGGCGCACTCTCCTAACTTCGTTATCcacagatgttcattccagaaaTGGCGCAGTCCTGAATGGAGGGAGACGTTTCAGCATCTTCTGGATCATAGTAGTTGCCACTTTGtaaactttcttctttctccttcattttttccttatttGGCTTAATTTTTGTAATGTTAAAGACACTATCCTGGACGTGTAACTCCTTTTTTAAACTGGCTTCAGTGCCAGACTGTTTATTTACTGGGAATGACgcatttttaaatgttctaaCTTGCTGTAAAGTGGACTAGAAGTATTTATAATTTTACAGGCAGGatagcattttgtttttaatttatttaaaagaaggcACTACTTATGTAAATCTGAATTGTGGGATACTTTTTGCTTTGAGGGAGAAGTAAATCTcttacactgaaaaaaaaataaaagtataaattattAAAAGCTAAGCCTTTTTGAATTTCTTACATTCCTGCTGAAACTcataaaagaagagaagaataataacagtttattctgttttttctttccattcaaaTCATGTTAAATCAAAGGATCCTAAATTATATGAAAGTAAAACAAGGTCTTTATTCAAATCTGATTAGAATTGAGTTATACTCGAAGATATTACCCTGTCAAAACATTTTGCATCTACCCCTAGgtatctttccttttttctttgtttcagaaaatgtaaaatcaaaaGATAAAAGTGATTCCAGCATGGAATCATGTTGGAGACTCCATGACCCATCACCTGGTCCAGACACTGAATTGCGCATGGCTCTCCTTGATTTTCTTCCTTCACGTCAGTTGCTAACTCAACAAGTATCCCCTTTATATGGCATTTGCTTTATCCCGTCTAACTTTATTAGATAGTCTTATTCAATACATGCATTGTGAATATTGCTTTCCTCTAAAGCTTCTCATGGTACATCTCAGTAAATCCTTATATGACCATGTAACCCTTTCTATTCCACCAGCTGTGCCATCTTCACAAGCTGTTAAATACGTAATGACATTCTCTCCCGTTTCTATAGTGTTTAGTCTGCACAATAAGTATCCTTTGACTTCTATATGCCTTCATTTAATAACCACTACAGTCTTCTCTGTTTACAAATGAGAAGATTTAATCTCATACATGTTAGATCTTTTGTCCATTGTCACACACTACTTGATGGTGGAAGACTTTATCCACTTTGGATAGAGTTCAGACTCTCCAGTCTCAGGTATAAAGTCAGCTTCTTCCCCATACTTCATTTTCCTCATTAGTTATCTGTGTGACTTGGTGCGGATATTGTCAAAATTTCTGTGAAGCCATAAATAACTATGTTGACAGATATAAGTATATACACAAAATCTCACTTTTCCTGAATTTAGGAGATGATGCTCTGGTGATAGTTTTATGATAGTGTTgacatagttttaattttaataactttgagccaggaggtggtggtgcacgcctttaatcccagcacttgggaggcagaggcaggtgaatctctgtgagtttgagaccagcctggtgtacaagagctagttccaggacaggctgcaaagccacagagaaaccctgtctcgaaaaaccaaataaataaataaataaataaaataactttgaaaGTTGCCTGTTACTGTCTTCTGAATAACGCAAAACAGAGTTCTCGCTCTGGAGACCTTCAGTATCTGTTTCTCTGATTGTGTGACTGACGGGCTTCTCTGAGCACAGCAGCCACTGTAGTGCTGGAAATCTGATCCTTAAATCAGAATTTGGTTCCTAGTTTGTAAAACTTGACTTTATACATTCTAGTTTATAAAAGAGACATTGCACAGTACTCCAGGTTCAACTAGGGAGGGAGATAgatatagaaggaaaaaaaaagtcactgaaagAGTAAGTCTGAAATTTCAACACATATCATtttctgcttttagtttttttatgCTTATGAATGTATCCTCTGTTCAAAAATTAAATCAGTGAAAAAGATGTCTGTGGTCTTAAAATAGCTCTGTGGCAAGGAACAAGACCAAGACTGCCCTTCACCTGACCAAAAGGCTAAGGTGTTCGGAAGGACTAGACAGTCTTGTGCAGTAAATTAATCGGAATCAGCCAAGCATTAAGAATGGAGAGATATGAGGCCTGAACTGGAAGTGGCTTCATAAAGAAAAGCACCAGAGACACTAATGGTGAAGAGAGAAGAGCATCACTGCTGAACAGCTCCACAACAGCTGGAACAGGAGAAGAAGCAAATTTACTGGAGTCAAGGGGAGCAATCGATCCACAGCAGCCACAGGCTGTCTCAGCACTGTTTGACTATTTGAAACCTTTATGGTTGAATATGaattttatgactttattttgtttctgcttaAATTGTCAttgagattttgaaaacaatgtcCTTGGCTCTATATCTTTCATTAGACAGTTTGGatattttaactatataaagTATACAATCACTGAACGAaggaataaatttttaattatttgtatccTCGGGTTTCTTTACAAACTATAGTTTTGCATGTATGGGTCTTTTACCTCCTTAGTTAAATATAT is a genomic window containing:
- the LOC130872986 gene encoding proton-coupled zinc antiporter SLC30A9, mitochondrial codes for the protein MFPGLAAAVAAHRCSWATLCRLGGGRAVTRGRSQGWKNLMTFGSFTYMVPNSHPHACTLSKVKLYSTEVHKGGQGSQAPRAGKPPAPKETAENIGAELKAPLKQDPLQVRVKAVLKKREYGPKYTKNNFITGVRAINEFCLKSSDLEQLRKIRRRSPHDDTESFTVFLRSDVEAKALEVWGSLEALAREKKMRKEAEIEYRERLFRNQRILREYGDFLGNTKPRSRTLSLFLKGPGKVVMVAICINGLNCFFKFLAWIYTGSASMFSESIHSLSDTCNQGLLALGISKSIQTPDPSHPYGFSNMRYISSLISGVGIFMMGSGLSWYHGIMGLLHPQPMESLLWAYCILAGSLVSEGATLLVAINELRRSAQAKGTSFYKYVMESRDPSTNVILLEDTAAVLGVIIAATCMGLTSVTGNPLYDSLGSLGVGTLLGVVSAFLIYTNTEALLGRSIQPEQVQRLTELLESDPSVRAIHDVKATDLGLGKVRFKAEVDFDGRVVTRSYLEKQDFDRMMQEIQEVKTPEQLEAFMLKHGENIIDTLGAEVDRLEKELKKRNPEVRHVDLEIL